GATGATAAGTTAGTTCAAGAAGCGGACGAGCTACTTTTGGCACAAGGCGTCGTTTCAATTGAGAGAACCTGCGAACTATTTACTCCAGGCTTCTCATAAGCAAGTTAAAATGAGGCTGCTCGGGAGTGAAATCCAAGGTAGCCTTTCACTTCTATTTGGCTATCGGCATCTGACAAAACAGCTTTACAATAACTTGTTCGCTCCACTCTAATTGGCCACCGCTTACCTTCTGGCACCACTTCCATAACCCCAGACCAATCCAGCATTTGTGAAAATCGCTCTATATCGCCTTGGGTAATGTCACAGAGTTTAGTTAGTAGCTGTTCGCTTTCAGCTCGTACATTTGCGTAGTCACACAAAGGTAACTCAATGGAGATGTAACTTGAAAAGCTTTCCCCAAAATGCAGTTGAATCGCCAATTTATGAATATCGTCGCTTAACAAAGCCAATATATCTTCAACTTGTTGCATTGCACCTGGCCACTCAATATGCTCTAGCCACGACAAAATCGCATGTCGATTAATAATATAGGTAAGCTTAATTTGCGCCAAACCACGCGTTTGTAACGAGCTTATGTGGCAAAGTTTTACTATACCATCAAACACATTTACATCGTTTAAAATACGTTCTAAATCAAAATGATTTATTTGTGCTCCAGTGGTTACGCTTACTGACTCTGCCATCACACGCAATTTATCTGATCGTGAAAGTCGCCGCGTTTCATCACCACATAACTCTGGGTCAAGACAAGTTAAGATCATTGGAGGTGGGATCTGGTTCTCACATTGAGTTGCCATGCTTTCAGGCAAATCCCACTCAAACCAAAATGCTGGGCAATCTGCTAATGCAGAAAGCCCATCTGACCACATATGGAGTATTTCACTGGATTTCGAAAAATGCAGGGGCGACTGTTCAACTAGCTGGGGCGTGTGTAACCACTCTAAGTTGTCCCGCCTAATATTAAGAAGTAAATCTACATCCTTTTTTTGAGACGACAAACGGCACTCAAGAAAGCCATAGGACCAACGTGTAGGTAAGGTATTTAATACCTCCTCCACCCTATCCCATGCCGCTTGCGTTATGAGATCCCCGTTATAATGGGCTCGAATGAGTGAAATAACTTCACATGTGTCGTGAACCATTTTTATACCTAACGTTTTAAACTACTTCAACATTCTCAATGGTGCCAACGTGTTTATCAAACTCGTTAAACAGTTTTACATCGTACAAACCGGTTGCGTCTAAGTTGACTTTACCCGTAATGAGCTTATCACTTTCAACTTTCACATCTGTCGCTTTCACTGCAACACTTGCACCTTTCACAAATGTGATGTGTGCCTTAGAAGGTAGGCTTTCTCCAACAATTTCAAAAGTGGCGCCACCTGTCGTTAACTGTGAAGGGTTAATCGCTAGATTAAATGGCTTGATATCTGTCCAACCTGTCACTATCGTACCTGCATTACTGTTACTTTTGTATTGAGCAATTAGTTCTTTCACATTGTCGTCCACAAGCTCAGAGATTTTATCTAAATCTTTTGACTGTAAAACAGCAACCTCAGCATCAGTTAGTTTGTATCTTTCAATTACCTCGCCAGGATTTGCGGAGAACTCAGTCGCTACTTGTGTGTCTGTTAAGTAATCTGAGATAAATTTAGAAATCATTTTGTGTTTCCTTCATGTTTATATTATTAATAATGACAATTAAGCAATTATATCTTTATTCAAAAAAAAGTACCCACCCACTTCAAAACATGGATAAGTAATATTTATATGATCATACTTTACTTATTAATTGTCGCAAAAATTCGATTGCGAACCTGTTTTAAATTTAAATATTGGATAGCTTCCTGGGTTCGAGTTGGTTATCACAATGTCTTGGTATAGCGGTGTTGTGTATTTAACCTCAACATGATCTCCCTTTTTAACTGCGGGGGAAATAGTGATCCAATTTGTGCCTACCGTCGTTAGCCATGTGTGTCTATTTTTGGGTTCTGATAGGGATACTTTTGTTGTAGGTGTTATAGGCTTGTCGTTAACCCGCACCGAAATAATTTTCTCTATTAGTTGATGTTGAAGCGTAAAAATACTCCAATCATCGTTAACACTAAAAGATTGCGTACAGACATTTTTCGTAAAGTCTGGCGCTATATGAAAATTCCCTATGGCTACATCTTCCAAAATATTGTGCATACCCTTACTTAATTTTGACGTGTAGCTGGGCTTTTTATCTAACCAACCTTTGTCTAATCCTTTAAACATATATAAGTTACTATGCAGTTTCATGTCACCCTGATTTAAGCGTGAAGGCACAAACCAATTCACACCAGCCAAATCAAGATGTCCATCAGTATTTAAATCAGCTAAGGTCACGCCAGATGGAATAAAATTAGTGTCGCTCACCCAAACAGGTTTCGTTGATTTTTCTGGCTGGAATATCGCAAATCCTGCATCTTTACAAGGTGTGATATGTGAATCAACTGCATAATCACATCCAATAGACGCAGCGATGCTCAGTGTTTCAAAACCATTAAATAAACCAGCATCAACATCCCTGATATATTTACCTTCGTAGTTAGTCTGCCAATCTGGAGATTGTTTGAATGGCACTTTATTATCATCAGGCTGACTTCCATAAAATACAGACACATTGTCACCAGCAAATACTAAATCAATCCAACCATCTTGGTTAATATCTCTGGCGATAATATCATTGGCATTTAAAACTTCGGCTGATGTCCAAACAGGTTTGGTATTCAAGGCGCCACTCTCATTTAAATAAATTCTGGAATACCCTTGCCCCTTCGGGGCTGGCTGACCTTCAATCGAATAAACTACAGAGCCTGTAATTAAATCTAGGTCGCCATCTGCATCAATATCTGCTAGCGTGATCCCATAACCATTATATTGATCACTCGTTTTCCAAGTTGGTGAAATATTACTTTTATTATTTTTTGGCGCTGCAAACGATAAGAAATTATAGGTAACAGACGCCCCACCTTCATACTGTTGACCGTAACGCCCCCGACTTATGCTGGACGCCATATCAAGCCTACCATCCAGATCTATATCGCCCAATGCCATGTTAAAATTTCGCTCAGATGGGCCAGATAACCAAAGTGGATAACTTGGATTACTTATATCGATAACCATATTGTCTTGAGCAACGAGATCGATTCCATTACTGATAACAAGGTATGGCAAGTCATCGTCTCGACCTACGAGCTTGATGTCATTTGAAATATACCCTGATGGAGCATGGCCAAGCATACTTACGGGTTCACTTGGATAGTCAAATATTATATCATTTGATTGTTGTGTTTTACCTGACAATGGTACTAGCGAGACAACCGATACAATAATAACTAAACTCATTTTCATCATAGAAAATTTAATCCTTTTATATGATCCTGTGAATATATTAAGATGAAAATACACCACATGTAATCATGATTTTGTTACATTCAAATTTATGATAATTCAGGAAATATAAATTACATGTGCAGAGTGTAAAATTAAATATAAATCATCTCAAGGAGATATTGTTTGAAAAATGTGATTACTCCATCACTGGCCAGTTTAATATTAATACAACCTACACTCGCCGCAGCTCAAATTGAACGGATAGAAATTTCTGCGACAAAACGCCAGGCTACTGTTCAGGAAACAGCAATTGCTGTAAGCGCAATATCCGGCGATAAACTGGCACAAAGTAACACACAGGAACTCAAAGAATTGAGCAACCTTTCAAGCAGCTTTAATAGTAGCTCATCCAACAGTGAAACAGGTGGTACAACACTTCGTATTCGAGGTATTGGTACAACTGGGGACAACTTAGGGATGGAAAGTTCAGTTGGAGTCTTTTTGGATGGCATATATTTAAGCCGCCCAAGCGTTGCGCTTAACGATTTAATGGATGTAGAACGCATCGAGGTGTTGAGAGGCCCGCAAGGCACTGTATTTGGCCGTAATACCAGTGCCGGAGCGCTCAGTATTGTGACAAAAGCCCCAAGCGTAGACGGGTCTGAGTTTTGGTCAAACATTACCCTTGGGAACTACAATGCAAAAAGCCTTCAAATGGGTGGCACCTTTCCTGTTATAGAAGATGAACTTGGCATAAGGCTGAGCTATGCCTCAAGAAAGAGAGATGGTTACACGATCAGCCAGACATCAGGCAGCGACAACTTTACAAGAGATAGATACGCTTTTCGCAGTCAACTGCTTTGGTTGGTAAATGATGATATTAAAGTTAAATTTACAGCCGACTTTGCAAACAGCGAAGAGCAATGTTGCGATGCTGTCATTCTTGAAGAGTCGCCACTGGCTGCCTCTGGAGTATACGCACTTGCAGGCCTCCCAGCTGACGGTGGTGTAAAAAGTTTTGGGAAAAATGCATTAAAAAACCGTGAGACCAATGGCTCACATAGTAATAATGATGCCGAACAAAGTGGTATTTCATCGCATTTAGAGTGGGATCTCGGGTGGGCAGATTTTAGTGTTGTCATGTCTTACAGAGATTACAAAGCACATACCAAACTCGACCTCGATTATGTTGCCATGGACGTTTTTAACACATTTGACCCGCGGAATTTCAATACGTTTGATACAGCCAGTATAGAGCTCAGATTACAAGGTCAAACAGATAAGTTAGACTGGATGATTGGGACGTACATGGTTGATGAAACCATCGAAACGGCTTGGACCATGCAACTTGGAAGTGATTTCAGCGCATATCAGAATGCGAGTTTATGGTATCCGATGATCATACCTGAACTTACAGCAAAGTTTTCCGAAGAGCAGTTGCGAGGGTTTATCGTAGCAGATGACGGCACCACTTTGTTTGATGTCATTTCATCAGCAGATCCGGCTCAAACCTTTGCCGGTGAGCTCTTTGCAGGCTCATTCGCCAGTAATGATTTTGAACAACAAGGTAAAACTTTTTCACTCTTCACGCATAATATTTACTCTGTCACCAATTCACTTGATTTAATTGCTGGTTTTAGGTGGAGTAAAGAGCAAAAAGAGGGTCGTTATATGCAAAGTGACAGTAACAGTGGCGCTTGCTTAAACACCGCTAAGAAAGTTGGAAACCAAATGCTTCCATCTGATTTTGGTAACTTTGCAGTTGCTTTTTCTTGTGTGTCCTACACAATTCCAGCAGATATTGAAGGCGCACTGTTTCCACGAACCTTTGACGAATTTTTTGAAGATGAGAACCTAACCTTTGCGCTTAAGGCCGTGTACGAATTAAATGAAAACAAACACGTGTATGGGGGATATACACGCGGTTATAAATCTGGCGGTTTCAATTTAGACCCTTCCGCTGCGGCTGCAGGCGCAGATCCATCATTTGACGCTGAGACAACCCATGCCTTCGAGCTTGGATACAAAGCCTACCATTTTGACGACAAACTGAATCTAAACATCGCCCTATTTCATCAGCAATTAGATGACTTTCAGGTGTTAGAATTTACCGGCCTGCAAATGAAGACATTTAATGTGCCTACAGTCTATAGCTCTGGCTTAGAAACAGAGTTAACGTTCAATGCATCTGATGATCTGCAATGGCACCTCGCAACCACGCTTTTGGATGCGCGATATCCAGATAAATGTGATGGCGGGAATACTCAATTTGAGCCTGTCTCTCGTCTATGTGGAAATCCACTTACAAACGCACCAAAGTTTACAGCAATATTGGGCATGAACTATAAATATGCCCTCGAAAATACAAACTTATCTTACTTCGTAAGAAGTTCACTTCGCTATGAAAGCAAAAGGCGCACTAGCGTGCAAGCTTATAGTCAAAGCGGTAACTTCATGCCGATTAACCAGCAAGAAGCAAATACAAAAGCAAACTTGAGTATTGGCTTAAGTGCCGATGACGGTGGCTGGGAGATCTCTATTTGGGCAAACAACCTGTTCGATAAGCAAACAAGCAGTATGACATTTGACGTCCCACTTAGAATGGGTGCAACTCAATCATTTATCGACGCACCAAGATTATGGGGCACGACACTGAGAATACAATATTAAATACGACCATACTCCAATGTCATAAGCTGTGCCCCTGTGCACAGCTTACACCCCTACTTAAAAATAACTTTGCCTAATTAAACGATGCTGTTTTACCGATACTTAGAGAAAAATAGTCCTACCGCACTTCAATATATTACTCTGTAATGAAGTCTATAGAGAACCCTTTATCCTGCTCCCCAGATACAGTAACGGTCATCTTATTGCTTGCAAAACGTTGATAGTGCAGCTTTTTCGGAAAGTCATGTTTTGAATTTTCAAAAACGACGGTATCAGTCGTGCAGCTAATTAATTTAAAAGCGATAGGTAGTTCGTTACTGGCGACTTTAGCAAAGTAAAAAACTTCACCAGACATTTCCACGAGCCTCAACGTCTCAGCGCTCACAACTCTATCTGTTTTTATTGAATACGTTTCGCCATGGCCTTCATACGTTTGATTGCTTATTTTTTTCCAAGACTCATTTATTTTCAGTTTGCTACTTTTTGAACTCCAATCACCGACCAGCCAAGATAAAGCCCCCAATGAATCACATCTTGTTGTCTGTGCCTGTGTGTGAAAAGCAAAACTCAAGAGTATAACTAAACCAATAATTTTCAACATGAACGCAACTCCTTTTGTCAAACCATTTAGATTACGTAACTGAATGAAAAGCAATATGTCACCTAGAGATCAAATTTACCACTCACACTCTGCCATCATTCGACCTTTGTACTATTTCAGCAATAGCAGCCTTTATGTTTTTAGTCTTTTGAGCATCCTCAATAATCGGAATAGCCCAGTGACAATTAAGTTGACGCATAGACGCTCGCCAATCATGCCAAAAACTTCCATCAATGCTATTCAAGTTATCCAGACCAAATGTTGAAGACGCGCCCCAGCGTGCTATCGATGGCATACTGCGATTATTGCACTCAGCACCAAATACAAACGGCCTTTACAAATTATCCGGTCTAATACCAAAGTATAAATCTGCTTTTTCGATCGGATCTGATATTTTTGAAATAATTTTCATGATTCTCACTACCTGTTAACGAATTTTATGGGCTTTCTATTACTTACTGCACAAACCACGCCACCGCTATACATTGACTTTACTAGGATGCAGTGAAAGCATATATTTTAAATTAAAACTTCATGGTACTTTTCTTACGATATCAACAATGCCACCATTTACTTTTTAGTATCTATAGATAAATGGATACCTAAGATAAAGCCAATAGCCCCATAGAAACACAGATAATTTCAAAAATATATCTTAAACCATCCATGTTTACACTCCTTAAAAACGGGCTTTAAAACCGCAGACCGCTGTGTTGTTAACACTTATACCTTTTCAGTACATGAGTAAAACCAGGGTACTTAAAAGATATTATTTTAATAACCATACTAGCCTAACGTTATAATTCACATGCTTCGCTCTCTCTAAATTTTTTTACGTTAAACGTAACTACAACATCATTTCTACACCATTATTTTGCTAATAGATATATCGGCCCTGTCCCTTTAAGGAATAATTTATTCGACCATAGTTCAACTTGGCAAACTAAAGCGTATAAAATATTCTCAAAAAGCTGATTTCATGAGCGGTTAATGTCAGCAAAGTGAATCTACAACGACTTGGCGTTGCGTACTTTTATACTACGTGACCTGCCAAGAAAAACATGTAAAGGGATCATTATGAAAGTAAATAAATTTAATAACACTGGCCTATTTGGCCTTATGCTGATGTCAGCGACTCATGCCTCTTTGGCTCAAGACCAGTATCAGGAGTTTACAGGTACACATCAAGCATTTAAGCAAACCAGTAACAAAGTGGTAGGCACATACATTGCCAATTGGTCCAACCCAAATTCCATTGATGACGTACCTGGAGATAATTTAACCCACATTTTATACGCATTTTTAAGAGCATGTGGGCCGGGCCAACTTCCCCATGATCAAGCTGTATGTGCAAATAAACCTGATTATGTACTTGCAGAAGACAGCACCACAATCGATAAAGAATTTGCGGCAAAATTTCTACAGCTAAAGCAAAAACACCCTCACCTTACAATCCTCCCTTCAGTGGGTGGCTGGGGCGGCTCAGACACATTTCCTCCAATGGCTAAAGATCCGCAAGCGAGGCAGGTGTTTGTTCAATCTGTTGTAGATTACCTACGGGCGCACCGAGCTTTTGACGGTATTGATATAGATTGGGAGTGGCCAAATACACCAGCAGAAGGCAGTCATTATGCCGATCTAATGCAAGATTTGAGATCTGCATTCGATGTGTTGGAGGTAGAGTTAGGTAGAAAATACTCAATCACGAGTGCAATAGGTACGCATACTAATAATGTTAAAAACATAGACTACGAGCGTGCAGCCCCCTACCTTGATTACATTTTTCTGATGACTTACGACTTTTTTGGCGGATGGTCAAAAAGCAATATTGGTCATCACACTTCGTTGGATGCACACAGTGAAAATATTGCGGCGCATGGCGTTATTCAAGGTGTTCAAAACCTGCTTAATAAAAACGTTCCAGCGAATAAATTGGTTGTTGGTGTAGCCAAATATGCTCGCGGCTTTGACGGGGTCAGTCCGAGTGCCTCAGGCACTCATATCGGAGGCAATGCAACAGGGCTATTTCCTAAAGCTGTTCAGCCTTGGGATGAGGAAGGTGTTGGCACATATCGACGCATTGTAGACGAAGTGATAGGCCAAAATGGTCAAGGAATAAATGGCTTTACCATACGTTATGATACAGATTGCAATTGCCACTATGCATGGCGAGAAAGTGATGCTGCATTTGTCGGGTTTGATCACCCAACCAGCGTCATTAAAAAAGCGCAGTATGTACTTAGCAACAATTTAGGTGGTATTTTTGCTTGGGAATATGCACAAGATAATGGCGACATTCTCAGTGCCATGAATTACGGCGTCGGAAACCAATGGCTTGGAAACTCGACCCCTGGCGACGGCGTTGGTGCATGTAAAGGTATTGCCAAATGGCGAGCTGAAGAAGTCTATCTAAACGGCGACCAAGTACATATAGAAAATCGATTATATGAAGCTAAATGGTACACAAATAACCAACATCCTGTGCAATACTCTGGTAAATGGCAAGTTTGGCAATTTATAAGTATGTGTCAATAACTATTGAATTTAAAAGCCCATATTGATTGGGCTTTTATCAAAAAATTGAATGAATCAAAGTTTAGGGTCTACAACGATGTTAGGAATAACATACTCCACTTTAAGCCTGATTTCAGATAATTAGTGGAACTGAAATGAGTGAAACCATTCCAATCATATTTTTAACTACGTTTAGTTAAGCAAGCTACTCACTATGATAGATAAAGCACTTTATATTTTTATTCACTTTATGAGCATGGTAATGACACTCCTTAAGCGCTCGTTTTTCCGCGCCCTCAATAGTTGAGTATGCATAACCTAACCCATAATAATCTCGAAGACTAAAGCGCGCAACGGCAAAAGCTTTGTGTGTGTTGGCAGCTTTTTTATATGACAAAAAGGCGACCTTGGTCGTTTGGCTAAATTTATTTAAATTTTCTGGATTCTCTTGAGTTACTACACACCCACTGAGTCCAAATAACCCGGCTAAAATAATTGATGTTAACTTTTTCATAATCCTTCCTTGTAAACATAATATTTGCAATTACGGTGGAGTAATATTGTTGTGTCTTTATTAGCGATACAGGCTGTTAGAAGTACAAAAATGTGACGACTACTGTAAGCTACACACATCCCCCCTACTAAATATGGGACATATTTTTATTATTTTTTCTAAAGCGCTTTTATTACTTGTACTTCGCTACCTTTACACCTCTACAGTTTTTCAAAAAAATATTACACTCATTAGCTTATTTCCACCTATGCGTTTGCCACAGAGTGGCCCTGAACTTCTTATCGTTTTCAACTGACTATACTATTTATAGAAATAGTAATACCTCAGAAAACCGAATACATATGGCATATCGATTATTTATAAAAACTCCGACAAATTACAAGTCAATATTTAAAAATATCACTCCCTCTTTATCTGAGAAAAATAATTTCACTTCAAACCAAAAACTTGACCTTTTCGCTAACAACTCATATTAAATATTTTAAAAAGTCCCGAAACACTGTTCAGTAAAAATCAAAAGTCATTAATTTTTATAACCTACCAGTTAAAAACAACATTTACAACAACGTATGAAATTATAAAAATACAAAATTAAATTATTAATAATAAAATTATAATATTAAAATTTAGCTATCATTCGTTCTTAAAATTACCTCCATTGATAATGGCCAACTATTAAATATTAAAACCAATTTTGTTTATAATTCAATCTGGCCTCGTTTTCTTCTTTTATACAGGCAATAGCACCCAGCTTTTACTCTTCCCTGAAAATTTGGTCATCAGTCAAATCTAACTTATCTTTCAACTCTTCAATACACGAAGCCGTATCATGTATAAACCTTGGATACCTGCGGTTTTGTTCTGCTTTAGGAGGCTTTATCCAACAACCTAACTTTGACGAACGAACACTGTTACTTAATAACTCAATATCGAGAGTTGCATCCGTTATTTCTGAGGTGCCATATTGGCTATGAACATAAGTCGTTTTTGCATTGACTTGACTGGACATAAAGCTTGGTGCACTTGATTTATGCGCTATAACTGCGGCACGCAGCAAAGTAAAATCGAGTGTCTCTTGGAGTTTTAAATTCGAGTTCCCTTTATATTGAACTGAATAGTGCTTCTCACTAACTTTTTTTTCCGAAAAGCCTCCACTTAAAATATTGTATGGCTGATATACGTGAGATACGCAACCACTTAACGTTACGAGTGCTGTTGTAACTGTTATTAATCTTGCAAACATGCTTCAAGGTCCTACTTCAAATTTTTATAGAAAATATGTTGATTAAAACACAAAAACTATAAACTTAAATTTCACTTATTTTATCTATTTTGGAAATTAATGTAAAACAAACGCCAGTATCTTATATGTAATTTTAAAAATACACGCGAAAATTTAAAAATGAAGCTAATTTATTGAGTGCCATATAGCTAGAAAAGTATGCATTAATTACGAACAAAATCAAAATTCAAGAAAGATTGATGTTCTAACCCTTCCTCCCCTCAACTCAATGAATCCAATATTCAATGGGTGATATTGGTGATCACCAATACAAATTCAACCTTTAAGTTTACTAATTTTGCAACCTTTAATCTTCTTCCAACAAAAACATGTATTATATAAAAATCTATAGAGGTGGAGAATTACCCTTATATGCAAGCACTTTTTCAAAAAACATAATGGAACTCACTTACATCTTCTTCATATATATTTCCAACAAGATTCGCTTGTTCTATATTATAATATTTCCTGTACTCTGACCTTGGTGTCGCATTCACTTTTATCAAGTCAAGTGCCAGAGGGTTTATAACACTCTTAATACTATTATAATCATTACTAATATTTTCAAAACGACATAAATAATCAATATCCATCATTCCTGAAGAATTTATGAGAAACCTTCTTTGCGGTGTAAAATGTTGCCAACGTAAGACAGTGCGTCTACTTTTTTTATCCTCAAGCAATTTAAGGAAATCATTAAAGTTTAAGTTCTTACCAATATAAAAATCAAAAAACTTCCTGTCATTATCCTTTCTTTTATTGAGTTTCAGATAAAAAAATGCTGATACAAGTCTATCCCAAGGGTTTCTAACAAAAGCCACTTTTGCATACCTATGGTACTTAACTTTATCCCTTTCGTAACACTTAAGCTTCGTATGTCCAGTACCGTTTGGCGCACCTAAAAGACATTTTGCAACTGATTTACCAGCAGTTTTAGGAACATGAATAAATATACATTGATACTTATCTTCCCAAGGTGAATATGGGTATCTGACGTAGTTAACTAAGTTTTCTGAATAAATAGGCCCAACTACTTTTGCTGCGGCTTGTTTTAAGCGAATATAATCCATGGTTCTCCTTAACCTTAAAGGGCATTACGTCACAGAAAATTCTTG
This genomic window from Pseudoalteromonas luteoviolacea contains:
- a CDS encoding FG-GAP repeat domain-containing protein, which encodes MMKMSLVIIVSVVSLVPLSGKTQQSNDIIFDYPSEPVSMLGHAPSGYISNDIKLVGRDDDLPYLVISNGIDLVAQDNMVIDISNPSYPLWLSGPSERNFNMALGDIDLDGRLDMASSISRGRYGQQYEGGASVTYNFLSFAAPKNNKSNISPTWKTSDQYNGYGITLADIDADGDLDLITGSVVYSIEGQPAPKGQGYSRIYLNESGALNTKPVWTSAEVLNANDIIARDINQDGWIDLVFAGDNVSVFYGSQPDDNKVPFKQSPDWQTNYEGKYIRDVDAGLFNGFETLSIAASIGCDYAVDSHITPCKDAGFAIFQPEKSTKPVWVSDTNFIPSGVTLADLNTDGHLDLAGVNWFVPSRLNQGDMKLHSNLYMFKGLDKGWLDKKPSYTSKLSKGMHNILEDVAIGNFHIAPDFTKNVCTQSFSVNDDWSIFTLQHQLIEKIISVRVNDKPITPTTKVSLSEPKNRHTWLTTVGTNWITISPAVKKGDHVEVKYTTPLYQDIVITNSNPGSYPIFKFKTGSQSNFCDN
- a CDS encoding TonB-dependent receptor; this encodes MITPSLASLILIQPTLAAAQIERIEISATKRQATVQETAIAVSAISGDKLAQSNTQELKELSNLSSSFNSSSSNSETGGTTLRIRGIGTTGDNLGMESSVGVFLDGIYLSRPSVALNDLMDVERIEVLRGPQGTVFGRNTSAGALSIVTKAPSVDGSEFWSNITLGNYNAKSLQMGGTFPVIEDELGIRLSYASRKRDGYTISQTSGSDNFTRDRYAFRSQLLWLVNDDIKVKFTADFANSEEQCCDAVILEESPLAASGVYALAGLPADGGVKSFGKNALKNRETNGSHSNNDAEQSGISSHLEWDLGWADFSVVMSYRDYKAHTKLDLDYVAMDVFNTFDPRNFNTFDTASIELRLQGQTDKLDWMIGTYMVDETIETAWTMQLGSDFSAYQNASLWYPMIIPELTAKFSEEQLRGFIVADDGTTLFDVISSADPAQTFAGELFAGSFASNDFEQQGKTFSLFTHNIYSVTNSLDLIAGFRWSKEQKEGRYMQSDSNSGACLNTAKKVGNQMLPSDFGNFAVAFSCVSYTIPADIEGALFPRTFDEFFEDENLTFALKAVYELNENKHVYGGYTRGYKSGGFNLDPSAAAAGADPSFDAETTHAFELGYKAYHFDDKLNLNIALFHQQLDDFQVLEFTGLQMKTFNVPTVYSSGLETELTFNASDDLQWHLATTLLDARYPDKCDGGNTQFEPVSRLCGNPLTNAPKFTAILGMNYKYALENTNLSYFVRSSLRYESKRRTSVQAYSQSGNFMPINQQEANTKANLSIGLSADDGGWEISIWANNLFDKQTSSMTFDVPLRMGATQSFIDAPRLWGTTLRIQY
- a CDS encoding DUF6265 family protein gives rise to the protein MLKIIGLVILLSFAFHTQAQTTRCDSLGALSWLVGDWSSKSSKLKINESWKKISNQTYEGHGETYSIKTDRVVSAETLRLVEMSGEVFYFAKVASNELPIAFKLISCTTDTVVFENSKHDFPKKLHYQRFASNKMTVTVSGEQDKGFSIDFITE
- a CDS encoding glycosyl hydrolase family 18 protein, yielding MKVNKFNNTGLFGLMLMSATHASLAQDQYQEFTGTHQAFKQTSNKVVGTYIANWSNPNSIDDVPGDNLTHILYAFLRACGPGQLPHDQAVCANKPDYVLAEDSTTIDKEFAAKFLQLKQKHPHLTILPSVGGWGGSDTFPPMAKDPQARQVFVQSVVDYLRAHRAFDGIDIDWEWPNTPAEGSHYADLMQDLRSAFDVLEVELGRKYSITSAIGTHTNNVKNIDYERAAPYLDYIFLMTYDFFGGWSKSNIGHHTSLDAHSENIAAHGVIQGVQNLLNKNVPANKLVVGVAKYARGFDGVSPSASGTHIGGNATGLFPKAVQPWDEEGVGTYRRIVDEVIGQNGQGINGFTIRYDTDCNCHYAWRESDAAFVGFDHPTSVIKKAQYVLSNNLGGIFAWEYAQDNGDILSAMNYGVGNQWLGNSTPGDGVGACKGIAKWRAEEVYLNGDQVHIENRLYEAKWYTNNQHPVQYSGKWQVWQFISMCQ
- a CDS encoding CC0125/CC1285 family lipoprotein: MFARLITVTTALVTLSGCVSHVYQPYNILSGGFSEKKVSEKHYSVQYKGNSNLKLQETLDFTLLRAAVIAHKSSAPSFMSSQVNAKTTYVHSQYGTSEITDATLDIELLSNSVRSSKLGCWIKPPKAEQNRRYPRFIHDTASCIEELKDKLDLTDDQIFREE
- a CDS encoding sulfotransferase family 2 domain-containing protein; the encoded protein is MDYIRLKQAAAKVVGPIYSENLVNYVRYPYSPWEDKYQCIFIHVPKTAGKSVAKCLLGAPNGTGHTKLKCYERDKVKYHRYAKVAFVRNPWDRLVSAFFYLKLNKRKDNDRKFFDFYIGKNLNFNDFLKLLEDKKSRRTVLRWQHFTPQRRFLINSSGMMDIDYLCRFENISNDYNSIKSVINPLALDLIKVNATPRSEYRKYYNIEQANLVGNIYEEDVSEFHYVF